CATCTAATACAGGGGTGCATTTATGTGTAGACATATTGTGTGTGAAGGGTTGCTGTTCAAATCCTTGAGTACCATGCGTTTCCAATACCAGAAAACTAGAGTGGAatgattgtgtgttagtgtggagGAGAAATTTGGATATATGCTTGCAATGTCCTCTTATCATGTGTATGTAATGATTCAGTGtgtgatcagtcatattttgaGGGTCAATGTGTGTGATTGAATGCAGGAGTGAATTTGCAGGCTTACtggcaatgttttcattacaATTGAAAACCTACCTTAAGATGACTTTCATCCACATGTTTTGGTGATGATGGACTCATTTTAATGTTGCtgatgttatgtgttatttgttgaTCTGAATATGTGAAGCCTCAGTAAGAACTGATCTATCTTCTGTCTGCAGGAGTCAGTCTGAAGGATCGTCCCAAACTTAAGTTTGTGAACAAGGTTCCTGACCTTGTAAAGGTTAAGAAGGAGCCTAAGAATCTGCGAGACATCCGTGGCCCTGCAACTGAGGGACGAGAATTCCAGGAGGGCGAGTATGGCATTGTGGTGAGTAATTTACATTCCATTCTTTTGTCAAACTCCTTTTCATGTTCTCATTGAAGGGACACATGCCACTGCccttaaacaaaaaaacatcttTAGTAGACATACACCCAGTGGAAAAAATGCTTTTCTTTTCATTGTGGTTATAGCTAAAAAGATTTATATAAAAGCTGCAGATGTCTTGTCTGCATCTCTGCAAGCTCTCCCTGTCTTTCCCAGCCAAGAATTTTTGTCGCTATCCAATCTCAGACTTCCCAAATTCGCTCTCTTGTCTCTGCTAGGTCTGACTTTTTTGTTCTTTTGAGGGTAGggacattgtattattattattttttttttttttttttttttttaaggtccaAGCTTGCCTTGCTCGCCAATGCAAAACATTTACTGTTGCTATGCTGTCTATATATTAGTGCACATACAATCAATACATTTATGCTTATATGGAggattaaaagtaaataaatcatGGTAACTACTTTAATTTGGCATTATCAGATTCTTGCAAAGTATGGTTCCCataaaaaaagcacacattttgagatatatatatatatatatatatacacacacaccttttttattggactaacattacACAGAGTGTTCCCATTTCTGCATATAAGAAAGACATGGGGTTTGAGGAACAGATAGCCCTCATTAAAGTTTAGCAGATTTATCCTGCCCCATGACCGATTCATTCCTAATGAACCTTCTCAGTACATCAGGTGGGAACCAACTCCACACTTCTCTTCTGTCTCTGCAGAACATCTCAGGCAGAGCAGCTGATACACTATTTGATTATCTATAAGAATTCAAAGATAGGAATGATTGCATATTCTCTGCTTAATTTTACCCAAGAAATTGCAGCACCTTGGTCATATTTATAAAATCCCAAAACCATATTAAGGAGAGTAGCACAGATGCAATAAGCAAAAGCCTTGTATAGCAGAGGCAATCCATGTTGCACATACAGTCCACTTTCTGCAAAACAATTCCATCCATAACTTGCAATTTTAATCAGAACAGATTTTCAAAGATCAGCTAATCGTACCTTGAAAACCTCTGAGCCGTGTGGAGGGTTGGTGACCAGGGGAACCCTTCTGACAAGCTTCCTGCTGCCAGAGGGAACAGCACAGCGATCCACACTCGGCGGTTTCCCGGAAGTTCTGGTATGTGCAATAGCGCACCTGGAACTTCTGTGGAACGCAACACCACCTGGGCGTgcattccaccgctgtgcgcaggcGCACGGCGGGCAACATAATGAAGGCGTCCCCCAGCCTGCCCATACTCATCAAGCCCAAACATTCTCAGCGcaaagttaaacagaaagggctcCGGAACCTCCAAGGACAGAGCCATGCCGCTCAGCCTACCACACGGGCGGCTATCTGGCTTCCTCCCCCAGACAGCAACCTGTGTGCCTCACCTTAAACATACGCTTGATCCGTCTCATGCTGGGACAAGAAAGAACTGAGGTGGGTTTGCCAGGgaagcccttttatagtgtaaaGGGGAAGGGACTTTTCTTGTGCTTGTCCCAATTAGGAAGCACAACCCAtacgtactgccaccatatgtcataaaaaaacaaaatacctgAGAAGTACCCCAGCATTACTCCAAAGATCAAACAAAAATTGCCATTCACAAGTGTTAGTCTGTCAAATATTAACATCTggtagaatgcaaaaaaaaatattaaaaaccctAAAAGCTGAATAGTTAGCTGGGCAGATACATCTGTATACAGTGAAACCGCTCAGACTATTGTAATTgtcatttacaatattttttttaattaagactACTAATGCAGTGGCCCACAAACTCACTTTAATACTTTACTTAACAAtgcacatgtgtgtgtatgtatgtgtgtatatatatatatatatatatatatatatatatatatattttccttttttttttttttttatatatcttgaaTTTACTACTTTAGATTTTGTAACAGCTCTTATTTTTCTACTACAGGCACTTGGTGGAGGTTACTTACATTGGGGTCACTTTGAGATGATGCGTCTGACATTGAACCGTACCCTCTCACCTCGTACTACCTTTAGCCGCTGGTTAGTAGTACCTCCCCACAAGCCTGTGACCCGAAAAGGACTTGGCCAACGCATGGGTGGTGGCAAAGGAGCCGTGGATCATTATGTCACCCCTGTTAAAACAGACCAACTTATTTTGGAAGTAGGAGGCCGTTGCGAGTTTGAGGAGGTTCTGCCAATATTGACCCAAGTAGCTAAAAAACTCCCTTTTCCAGCAAAGGCTGTAAGCAGAGAGACTCTGAAAATAGCCCGCTGTGAGCTTGAAGAGAGAGAATTAAGCAATCAAAACCCATGGACCTTTGAACGTTTGGCATCACGTAACATGCTGGGATGCAGGAAATGGTTAAGTCCATATGATCTTCGCTTTAAGGGCAAGTTTTGGGGAAAACGCTTCCTACCAAACAGAGTTTAATGGCTATGTACCGTAACACAGAAAGTTTGGATGACAACTTTGTTCTGTTGTGATGCTATTGACCGTTTTTGTACTAAACAACTTACATCCAGCAAGTCGCAAAACATGGTTTATTAGAACAAAGCAGTTAAATAAATTCATTAATTTGCATGTTATCAatttaattgttttctttttaataaactgacggaaatacttttttttttttttttttttttttcatctttcaaTTCAATAATATCAAATAATGTGAAGGAGATGCAGGAAGGAGTGACAGCAGTCTGGATCTTGGTATAGTTGTGCTTTAGATCCATTTTGAAAGATTTTGTAGATTATTATGCACCTAACTTGTAGGAGgattattaaaagaaaattatCTTCTCCAACTTTGCTTTTTCCCTGAGCAATGTTATTCAAGTGATCCTGCTTTACCTGGTAGCATGTTCTGAACAGTAAATGACATGCATGGTGATGCCATTGCAATGTGAAAGAGCTGCCTTGGAAAAAAATATCTGGTAAAAGTTACTGTTCAATGAGTTATTTAAAGAGTACCTGGATTGGTACCTACAATTTGGGTTTAAACTAAAgatcatttaaagggttactccagccaaAAACAAGGATTATTAAAACACTGCTTTTGAGTGTAGTAAGCTTTACTGGCATGGTTCCCCTTGAAAAAAGGAAGAAGTAATTTATAAACTTCCCTGTAATCCCATACCTAGTTCTCTCTGAAGTCCTCTCATTGTCTGCTGATGTGACTGACACTCACTGTAGGTGGAAGGATATCCTGGAAGTCTTTGGCGGCACAGTGGGTTGGCCACCATTGTTGCTATGCTAACAACAGGTGCCAAATATGCActggtttattttaatattagccAACCCGGAACTCTCATTCTCaggggtggagttacacctctgtcaGCAAAGTTATTTAAAGTGTCTGTCACTTaatatccctccccccccccccccctcttcttttgCCCTATTTAATCCTTCCCCAACCCTCCTTTAATGATTTCCAAGGTGTTGGCTGATGGAAATCTCTGCCTCATCCTTCTTGAGGAGATCGGTCGAAGATTTGCTTTCACCTGTAATGATGAAGCAACTCTGCCGAAAGTGACACATCTATCATTGGAGGGAGGGGAGTATTAAGTTGGCAACCAATGACAAAGGACATGGAGCAAGACATAAGCTCCATCCTTTGTCAACTTGCAGGTTATACAGAGGTAAAAATAGTCCTTGTGCATATGTATATTACTTCTGCCATATAACCGGAAGACAGAAGAACACTGCAGGTAGACCTATTCATGAAGAATATGTGGGTGCTGCTTTTGTGTGTTTGGCATGGGTGACTGCTAAATCGAACATAGGTATAGTGTGAGCGCTCCTATAATAAAGCTTTTAATCAATATGATCAGTATAATaagataatattttaataaataaaaagcatacaCTCTAACTACTATCAGCTCTATAAGGACTAAATGCTACTAGAACCAGAATCTAGATCCACCCAGGATATCTATAGCTGTAATGCCATAAAAGAAACAACTACATCCCAGATATAACAAGGGAGAAACAGTAGCaagaaaaaatttaaatcaatataaaatatgtagaacggttctggtgtacctaatgtaccACACAGGAGAGAGGGAGACGGACTAGCACTAAGCTGCTCGAAAACTGGTAatgatagggattcactaaaaacctatatagaacaagggaaaataactctctagaagagtgggaataccaggagctggctcggtgactaatggctaaaatactactaaatagagaataaaaatataaatatgtggtactatgcctttaaatctggaatagacaaagtatccctataaatgtgcaaaaatgtgaataaaggtgctatgagtggagatctcaaataaacggaatatccctttaaatgagaatgctgctatacctttaaatatcctttaagaatgtgcaaacatgcaaagcagtgctatataggggggtgataaatagaatgtttttttatatatatatatatatataaataaatacaaaaatacaaaaaggtaaaaatgagagaccaaattctctgctggatgaccaacaaatatgtatgaaactggtgtctatatcccaaacaacatgagggataaatgatacctgttgcaaataatatactttttaaaagatagaagtaacaaataagctatacagtacaaggaactgttagctttaggcaataaaaatggaaacaatatatcgctggaaaactgaagcataaaactggatcacttcatataaaaaatgccagtttattgaatatattaaaataactttggaaaaagttaaatataataaaaatacaggtcacactagattcagaagtgcattaccagactgatgcatagaaaaataacagcaaggaccttcggattGTTAAGGATGGATACGGATTGTGATGATTCAATATACAGCTGCCGGTGAGGATGGCTTGTGTCTGTGAGCACGTCCCGAGCAGGAGCCTCACTTCAGGGGACGTGCAGGACAGATGCCTCCGGTGGCGGTACTTTCCAAACAGGTCCTGCGTGTGGAGATTAGTGGTGCTGCTGGTACATGCGTCTGATCCCGTGTGTTGCTGGGACgcctgtcttacgcgtttcgtagggaatgggccctacttcatcagagacataatAGTGTCTAGTGCTTCAGTTCTTCTTTATATACATTGCCTAATTATCAATCATACGTTTAGGTGTTTAAACCAATATATTCTATACTAATAAAAACAGTATTTGTACCTGCATaaaatgatacatatatatatcaaatgCAAATCATTGCCACTaaggtaaaaacaatatttataaaatcTCATAAAATGTAGACAAATACATAGGACCGgtaaatgcaaaaatacaaaaaagcaatATATGAATGTTCCAAATGAAAGTAACATATATAatgaattaattagagatgataaaatgctggacataaaatgctggacataattatatatacatgaaGATAGGTGGATAAAATCATAATAGTATATTAACTACATATGGATAACCAATACTAGATAGGTACCATATATGTATAGTGTGAATCCATCCTTCTAGGAGAAaacaggagaaaaataataattaatgataaataatataataatatacaaaataataataaataaataaaccctggTGGTGGTCTATAACTATAAATAAAgatggagaaaaaaaaggggggggactttaaataaagatggagaaaaaaaaataaagaaaaaatatatataatttaacaattttaaaaatttattaaaaatagggggggagaggaaatgatcaatgAACAGCTggacaaaaataatattataggaAGGCATTAAGCTCAAAATCTACATTGAGTCCCTTAGGGACCAAAATCCCTAACTTAAAAATCCACTTAGCTTCtgtctgatctagagccttatcaatgctacctcctctccagtgggtaTTCACTTTCTCAATAGGCATAAATGCAAGTCCAGTGGGGTCTCCCCCATGTATCTCTTTAAAGTGCTTGGAAAGATTATGTGTTGGAAGTCCCTTCttaatatttctaatgtgttcAGCAATACGTATTTTTAGGGGTCTTTTTGTACGTCCAATATATTGTTGTGGGCATGGACATGTTATTAAATAGATGACTCCTGATGTAGTACAGTCCATGATGGTCTTGATATCATATTCCTCTTGAGTAGTGAGGGATTTAAATCCAGTGGTTGTGTCTTCTAATGATGGATTATTTCTACATGCTAGACACTTCTTGCATCTTTTGAAGCAACTGATGGTACCTTGATCCAAATCAGCACTTTCAGGTTTAGTGGTCAGTGCCAACATAAGTTGCAGGTTGGGTGCCCTAGTAAAAATAATCTGAGGTTGATTGTCGAGGAATTTAGATAGCGTTGGATCATTCTAAAGGATCCCCCAATGCTTCCTTAGTGTCTTCTGTATTGTATGAAATTGATGATTATATTTAGTGATAAAGGTGGGTGCTGAATTGGATACTTCTGTGGTACTGGGTTTCTTGCATAAGGTATCCTCTCTTGGGGTGGTAAGTGCTATATCCATAGATTCTTCTAATAGCGTTGGGGGATAACCCTTTTTCAGGAATCTCTGtttcatttcttccatttgtgacttGCACACTTCATTATTCGAGCAGTTGCGTCTTACCCTCCTGAACTGGTTCTGAGGTATGTTTCTTAACCATGTTGACTTGTGATGACTGTTAAAGGGAATAAAACTATAACAGTCCACACTCTTCTTAAAAGTCTTGGTGTTGATTTGTCCCTCTTTGATGTAGATATCCAGATCTAAAAACTCAATGTGTTCTTTAGAGTGGTTAAAAGTGAAGTTCAGATGATATGAATTGTTGTTAAGATAGGTTTTAAAATTCTCCAAGGATCCAAGGTCTCCTTTCCATATGAAAAAGCAATCGTCGATATATCTGAGCCACAGGGACAGATTTGCACCATATGGGCAATGGGTCCATATAAATTCTTCTTCCCATTtgcccataaataaattagcgtaaCTTGACGCAAATCGTGTCCCCATGGCCGTGCCTTCAATCTGTAGATAAAATAAGTCATcacaccaaaaataattatgtgtGAGAATAAAAACGATATACTGGATGAGGAAATCAATTTGGTCATTTTTTAAATCGGAATATGCTGCTAGGGAGAATTGTGTGGCCTCACATCCTTGGAGGTGTTCAATtactgtatagagagaggtaacaTCAGCAGTGACTAAAATCATCTCATCTTCCCACTTAAAAtcagataaaatgtttaaaatttgaGTGGAATCTCTGAGGTAGGATTTTAAACATGAGACCAAACGTTGCAGATATTGGTCAACGTATTCAGAAAGGTTTGAGGTGAGGGATCCAATTCCTGATACGATTGGCCTTCCAGGAGGTTTCACCAGCctcttatgtatttttggtagaTTGTAGAATACCGGTATCCTTGGGTATTGGACATACAGATATTTGTATTCTCTTTCATTTAAAATCCCTCTATCCTTTCAGTAATTCAGTATTTCCTTAAGTTCGTCTTGATATTGGATAGTGGGATCACCTTTCACCTTGCATTAAAAGGTGATCCCACTATCCAATATCAAGACGAACTTAAGGAAATACTGAATTACGGAAAGGATGAGGGATTTTAAATGAAAGAGAATACAAATATCTGTATGTCCAATACCCAAGGATACCGGTATTCTACAAtctaccaaaaatacataagagACTGGTGAAACCTCCTGGAAGGCCAATCGTATCAGGAATTGGATCCCTCACCTCAAACCTTTCTGAATACGTTGACCAATATCTGCAACGTTTGGTCTCATGTTTAAAATCCTACCTCAGAGATTCCACtcaaattttaaacattttatctgaTTTTAAGTGGGAAGATGAGATGATTTTAGTCACTGCTGAtgttacctctctctatacagtaATTGAACACCTCCAAGGATGTGAGGCCACACAATTCTCCCTAGCAACATATTCCGATTTAAAAAATGACCAAATTGATTTCCTCATCCAGTGTATCGTTTTTATTCTCacacataattatttttggtgtgATGAGTTATTTTATCTACAGATTGAAGGCACGGCCATGGGGACATGATTTGCGCCAAGttacgctaatttatttatgggcaAATGGGAAGAAGAATTTATATGGACCCATTGCCCATTTGGTGCAAATCTGTCCCTGTGGCTCAGATATATCGACGATTGCTTTTTCATATGGAAAGGAGACCTTGGATCCTTAGAGAATTTTAAAACCTATCTTAACAACAATCCATATCATCTGAACTTCACTTTTAACCACTCTAAAGAACACATTGAGTTTTTAGATCTGGATATCTACATCAAAGAGGGACAAATCAACACCAAGACTTTTAAGAAGAGTGtggactgtaatagatttatTCCTTTTAACAGTCATCACAAGTCAACATGGTTAAGAAACATACCTCAGAACCAGTTCAGGAGGGTAAGACGCAACTGCTCGAATAATGAAGTGTGCaagtcacaaatggaagaaatgaaaCAGAGATTCCTGAAAAAGGGTTATCCCCCAACGCTATTAGAAGAATCTATGGATATAGCACTTACCACCCCAAGAGAGGATACCTTATGCAAGAAACCCAGTACCACAGAAGTATCCAATTCAGCACCCACCTTTATCACTAAATATAATCATCAATTTCATACAATACAGAAGACACTAAGGAAGCATTGGGGGATCCTTAAGTATGATCCAACGCTATCTAAATTCCTCGACAATCAACCTCAGATTATTTTTACTAGGGCACACAACCTGCAACTTATGTTGGCACAGACCACTAAACCTGAAAGTGCTGATTTGGATCAAGGTACCATCAGTGGCTTCACAAGATGCAAGAAGTGTCTAGCATGTAGAAATAATCCATCATTAGAAGACACAACCACTGGATTTAAATCCCTCACTACTCAAGAGGAATATGATATCAAGACCAACATGGACTGTACTACATCAGGAGTCATCTATTTAATAACATGTCCATGCCCACAACAATACATTGGACGTACAAAAAGACCCCTAAAAATACGTATTGCTgaacacattagaaatattaaGAAGGGACTTCCAACACATAATCTTTCCAAGCACTTTAAAGAGATACATGGGGGAGACCCCACAGGACTTGCATTTATGCCTATTGAGAAAGTGAAtacccactggagaggaggtagcattgataaggctctagatcagacaGAAGCTAAGTGGATTTTTAAGTTAGGGACTTTGGTCCCTAAGGGACTCAATGTAGATTTTGAGCTTAATGCCTtcctataatattatttttgtccAGCTGTTcattgatcatttcctctccccccctatttttaataaatttttaaaattgttaaattatatatattttttctttattttttttttctccatctttatttaaagtccccccccctttttttttttctccatctttatttatagttatagaccaccaccagggattatttatttattattattttgtatattattatattatttatcattaattattatttttctcctgttTTCTCCTAGAAGGATGGATTCACACTATACCTATATGGTACCTATCTAGTATTGGTTATCCATATGTAGTTAATATACTATTATGATGTTATCCACCTATCttcatgtatatataattatgtccagcattttatcatctctaattaattcatTATATATGTTACTTTCATTTGGAACATTCATATattgcttttttgtatttttgcatttacCGGTCCTATGTATTTGTCTACATTTTATGAgattttataaatattgtttttaccctAGTGGCAATGATTTGcatttgatatatatatgtatcattttATGCAGGTACAAATACTGTTTTTATTAGTATAGAATATATTGGTTTAAACACCTAAACGTATGATTGATAATTAGGCAATGTATATAAAGAAGAACTAATGCACTAGACACTattatgtctctgatgaagtagggcccattccctacgaaacgcgtaagacaggcGTCCCAGCAACACACGGGACCAGACGCATGTACCAGCAGCACCACTAATCTCCACACGCAGGACCTGTTTGGAAAGTACCGCCACCGGAGGCATCTGTCCTGCACGTCCCCTGAAGTGAGGCTCCTGCTCGGGACGTGCTCACAGACACAAGCCATCCTCACCGGCAGCTGTATATTGAATCATCACAATCCGTATCCATCCTTAACaatccgaaggtccttgctgttatttttctatgcatcagtctggtaatgcacttctgaatctagtgtgacctgtatttttattatatttaactttttccaaagttattttaatatattcaataaactggcattttttatatgaagtgatccagttttatgcttcagttttccagcaatatattgtttccatttttattgcctaaagctaacagttccttgtactgtatagcttatttgttacttctatcttttacaaagtatattatttgcaacaggtatcatttatccctcatgttgtttgggatatagacaccagtttcatacatatttgttggtcatccagcagagaatttggtctctcatttttacctttttgtatttttgtatttatatatatatatatatatatatatatatatatatatatatatatacacatttttttctatttatcacccccctatatagcactgctttgcatgtttgcacattcttaaaggatatttaaaggtatagcagcattctctttgtatttttgcacatttaaagggatattccgtttatttgagatctccactcatagcacctttattcacatttttgcacatttatagggatactttgtctattccagatttaaaggcatagtaccacatatttatatttttattctctatttagtagtattttagccattagtcaccgagccagctcctggtattcccactcttctagagagttattttccaatataaaatatgtatctgAACCAAAATGGAAAAAGATACAAACTATACAGTAAAAGATAttatagtaaaagtatattttgtaatCCCAAGAAACATCCCTCAAACAATCTCGGACAAGATCCACTAAGTGGTGAGGGAGAGATCAAAGGAACCAAAATCAaacttacataaaaaaaaattataaaccatATGCAATAATTAATAGACTCAAATCGGACTAAGGAGATACccgatatataaaaaaatattagaagTGAATTGGTAATGAAATAAAAGTACTTATCTATGCGGGGGGCCCCTTCCACACAATCATAAAGTGTAGTAAGTAGTAAATCCCAAAGATCCGATATTCAGATAACTGTTCAAGCCTCGTTTTCACTTCTCGTTCTGTCCAAAGTCTATGACGTCATATCCGCTTCCTGGTTTGGGGTATTTGCGCATTCTATATTGAGGACTAGGAGTCCTTTATCTACAAACTGTCAGTGCACAGGGGTAATTTgtcagattatttatttattttatccactGTGTGCTTGTTCGACTGTGCATAGGTGCATAGGTGTCTCTGTTACATGTATATTGCATTTTTTCTATTGATCCTCCACTTCACATGTTTACTGTTACTTTCTGCTTGTTCTCTGAGTTGACATGAGCATGTTTTCAGATTTGAGAGAGATGAGGGAAGCCAAACTACAATCGTTATTTAACAATACGATTGTACAATGTCAAGATCAAATAGATACTCTAGGTGACTATTTTAAGAAATAAGAGACTCTTTTCGAgagacaaaaaaatggtgggagataTAATTTCTTGAATCCTACCTCAAAGAAGGATTAATCCCTAAAGGGTTAGGACTGGACAAAAATACCAGCCAATGGAACTATAGAGATCAAAATGTATACAACGCTGGGACACAGCGTTGGAAAGATGCTTAATGACACTCATGAAGATTATTGCTGATTATTTTTGAGAGAGACAATTAAAATGTGGTCTCTGCACAAATGAGAATATTGGCTGAGTCAAACTCTTTGGATTAAGATACAGCTGGATTTAAAAAAAGAGAATTCTTTATGAAAGGATAGAAAAATTAGATGTTAGTATagctcaaataaaaaataagaaatataaaagaGACGAAAGCTAATAATTTCCATTCAACAAGAAATAACATTGAAAAGAAATATAGACAAAGAGATAGTGGAAAGAACAATCAAATATTTTTATAGAGAAAGATTGACCCAGAAGGGGGGTCACCAAACTGTTAATCTATACAAATATCATACTTTTACAGACAACCAACCCAAAATGCAGAGAATTTCTAAATTCAGATTAGAGAACCTAATAATATTGCCCAAATTTATAAAAATTCTACTTCTCCTCCTTGTCGCCCTCCTCCTGTCAATAGTGTCCCTTCCTCTCAGCACCCCTCTAATAGAGTTTTTTTAGGAAAGGGGGAGACCAGAGAAGGGAAGAAATAACAGAATTCTTCC
The DNA window shown above is from Pelobates fuscus isolate aPelFus1 chromosome 10, aPelFus1.pri, whole genome shotgun sequence and carries:
- the MRPL16 gene encoding large ribosomal subunit protein uL16m — translated: MAATMWGHLKACQRLPLTGLLSRTHWIPAAGLRTFDIPPDFSGVSLKDRPKLKFVNKVPDLVKVKKEPKNLRDIRGPATEGREFQEGEYGIVALGGGYLHWGHFEMMRLTLNRTLSPRTTFSRWLVVPPHKPVTRKGLGQRMGGGKGAVDHYVTPVKTDQLILEVGGRCEFEEVLPILTQVAKKLPFPAKAVSRETLKIARCELEERELSNQNPWTFERLASRNMLGCRKWLSPYDLRFKGKFWGKRFLPNRV